The Desulfurispira natronophila genome contains the following window.
GGCTCTGGGAATCATGCTGATTGCTCCCTTGGGCTGGATTGACCCGGTCATATCCATCATTATTGCCCTCTACATTATTAAGGAAGCTCTGCCACTTTTGCTTAAGGTTTTTCATGAACTTACGGAAAGCGCATTGCCGCAGGAGCAGATTGCAGCAATTACAGAGATTGTGGGGAGTGATCCCAGCATCATCGATATGCACGACTTGCGTACGCGGCGCAGCGGCTCAAACAAGATTATGGATATGCATATCACTGTCTGCCGCCACTACACCCTTGAGCAGGCCCATGACATAGCCCATAGCATGGAGGAAAGGCTTCAGCGCAGCTTTGCTGGAGCCAGTGTTGTTATTCATGTGGATCCATGCGTGGTGGCCCACTGCAAGACAACACTCCCTGGCACTTGCCCGCTGGAGTCTGCGAGGGAAATTGAGACATAAATCCCGCCATCTTGGCGACTTACATTAAACTCTACATACTCACCCGCAAAGGAGTTGAACATGACATTCGCCGTACATCGCTTTCGCTTTTGGTTTGCACTGGCTGCAATACTTTTAAGCAGTATAACCGCCTATGCTTCCAATAGCCTCACAGCCTGCTATAACGCCTACTATATATTCAAGGTAGGCGAAACCTGTATTACTTACACACTGAATGATCGCGAGGAGCTTGAGGTGGAGTCCTTCGCCCGCAGCGCAGGAATGGTGAATGCGGTTCGGCGCTTTACAGAAGAGAGCCGTTCGGTGCTGTCGCTGGACCCCATGCAGCCCAAATCATTTTATCAGCGTCAATCCAATCGACGCGGCTCGCGAGTGCACGATTATATATTCGAAGGTGACCAAGTAAACTACACCGTAGCGCGCTTCAATACCGATGGATCGCTGCGACGCATTGAGTCCGACACGCAGGATCTTCCTGGCGTATTTGAGCCCTACTCCCTGAGCCTTTTCATCCAGTTGACCGGTGAACAGCGAGGCGAGCTTCCCCTTTTTTTTGGGGGAGAAACGGGTAGTGTGGAATTTCGTGAGCGGGGTACCAGTACTATTGAAGCTGCTGGAGAGACCTTTAGAACCAAACGGCTTGATATTATCCCCAAAGCTCGTGATGAGGATGGAGCCCTTTCTCCTGAGGGAAACTGGCGCTTCTGGATCGACAAGGAGACTGGGCTTTTGGTGCAAATGCGCATTAGTGTAGCGGTGGGGAGTGCCACCATTACTCTGAGTGATATGTCAGGTAACAAGCGACTTCTTGAGCGAATTAAACTTCCGCCCTTATAATCACTTTCAACCTGATATCGTGCAGCCCCCCCGGGTGGAGTCAACCTGAAACAGATTCACGGGCAGTGGAGGGTGGAGGCGTTTCTTGCTGGTCGAAGAGCTCGAGCCACTTATCGATCTGATTCAGCATATCATCAAAGCGGGGATTGTAGGTTAGGCGCCGCAAAGCATAGCCTTGCTTACTGTCCCTGATAAACACCTCGCCAGACCAGGCATTAAATGACTTGCGACAGCGCTTCACATCATCGGCATCGGAGTAGTGCAGGCAGTTACGATAACGCCCATCTTTACCATAATGGGGGTCATCGGGAGGATAGGGGAGACTGATGTGGGAAAAGTGATAGATATTCTGCTGTGGCAAGTAACTGTTGAAAACCCAGGTGCGCTGTTCAGCATCAAAGGAGTCAGTTTGGCTTTTTTGAAAGAGGAGCAGACGACTATGAGGATGGGGCGCCTGCTCGGCAAAAAACTGCTGGGTATGCCAAGTGCTTACCGTGGCATCATCAGCTGTTGCAGCGATAAATAACGGGACCGATACCGGTCTGTGGTGCAAAAGCATCTGGTTGTGCTCAATCAGACGCTGAACCTGCAAGGCCGCATTAAAGGCAAAAGACTCATATTTCACCAGATCGGCGTCGTCGGCTTTACGCAACCAGCTCGCCAGACGGGTTACAGCGGGCAGGGCCCGCGCAAAAGGGCTGTCTATGGCTATGGCAGGGGCAATGAGTATCAAACCTTGTAGCGGGGTCATGCCTTCCAGGGCTTGCTGGATAGCCAAGGTGCCTCCAGTGGAGTAGCCTCCCATAAATACCTGATGCGCATCTTGATTCAATTGGTGCAGTCCGTATTCGACCGTCCCAATCCACTGCTGGTAATCAATGTCCAGCAGGTCACCCGGGACAGTGCCATGACCCGGCAAGAGGACGGTACGAACGAGGAAACATCGCTGCGCCAAGTGCTTTCCCAGGGCAACCATACTATATGGAGAGTCAGTCAATCCGTGTACCAGCAAAATGCCTTTTTCCGCTTTACCGTTTACTTTCGGGCACTGGGACGAAGGTGGGATTTCGAAGGGTGCGTTGGCCTCGATGCTGAACTCAAGAAGCTCTTTGTCCAAAGTTTTTTTGTGGGGCATGGTTTGATGCACATCCACAATCATAGCCCGGGTTTGTGCAAGATATTCAGCAAAGGGAGTATCGGCACTGGGGGGGGAGCCCGTATGGTGATCAGTGGGCAGCAGGCGTGGGGGAACCGGTTGCATGTATTTCCACAGCAGTGCCGCGGCAATGGCGCACAGTAGAGTGGTAAACAGTATCAGAAGGTTTTTTTTCATCAACAACTCCTCCAGACGAGGCCGGCGCAGAGATACGTGCTCACGGTAAACGTGCTGCAACAGTGATGTTTCACCAGCAAGAATTCAGGTTCGTGAGTAGCTCCTTTCACTGTAACAGTTCCCGGACAATAAATCTTCCCTTGAAATGTCCCTGGTGGTGCCTATACTAGAAAGCTTGCCATAAAAATTGAGCGCAAGAGTGGGTATATCGCTGACTATGAGAAAAATTCGTCCATCCAGCATCGAGCGGGTTCTCGCCGCTACAGATATTGCCGCTATTATTGGCGCACACGTACATCTTCGCAAAGCTGGCGGCAGGCTCAAGGGCCTGTGTCCCTTCCACCAGGAAAAGACTCCCTCTTTTAGTGTTGACCCTGAGAAAAGATTATATCACTGCTTCGGATGCCAGGCAGGGGGGAACAGCGTCAGCTTTTTGATGGAAAAACAAGGGATGGGTTTTGTGGAGGCCATTGAGTATCTGGCGGAGCGTTCAGGGGTGGAGCTTGAGTATGAGTCCGGTGCCGAGCCCCAGGTTGACAATCACAGGGAGCATTTGCTGGCCCTGAATCGCCGCGTCCTGTTGAGCTTTCGCAATCAGCTGGCCAAGGTCTCTTCTGCCCAGCAGTATCTGCAGTCACGCCACTTGACCCAGCGCACCATTGATGACTTTGGTTTGGGTTACGCCGATGGTCGTGAGGAATCACTGCAGGAACTTTTTGAAGACTCCCGTGATGATTTGTTGGAGCTCGGTTTGCTGGCCCAGGATCAAGATCGTGTCTACGATCGCTTTCGCCAGCGCATCATGTTTCCCCTCTGGGATGTGCGGGGCCAGGTGGTGGGCTTTGCCGGTCGGGACCTTTCCGGGCGCAGTCCGGCCAAGTATATGAACTCCCCCGAATCGGATCTGTTTGATAAAAAACGTCTGCTCTACGGTTACCACCTGGCCAGAGGAGCTATACGTACCCGTCGTCGCGCCTTTGTGGTGGAGGGATATTTCGATGTTATTCGGGCCCACCAATGTGGCCTGACGGAGACGGTGGCCATTATGGGTACCAGTTTCTCCGTCCACCACGCCCGCCTGCTGGGTCCCCAGACGGCGGTATACCTTGTCTTCGATGGTGACTCGGCGGGGTTCAAGGCCGCTCTGCGCAGCAGTGAAATTTTGACTCAGTGTGACATCATCGCACGGGTGGTTTTTTTGCCGGAAGGCGAAGATCCGGACTCTTTTTTGCAACGCAACACACCCGAGCGTTTTGAGGAATTGGTGGCCAGCGCCAGGGACATCGGTGAGTTTCTCATTGATCAGCGCATCAACAGCGGTCAGGGCGATGTGGCGAGTTTGGCAGTGGCCGTAAAAGAGTTGCGGGAGTTTATCGCACGTATTCCCGACAGCATTAAGCGGCAGGCTTACACCAATTACCTGCGGGAATTAACTCATATAGACCCCTTTGGGCAGGGAGCAAAGCCATCCTTGCGGAGTGGTTCACCAGCTACGGGTATCCGTAGGCCCGGTAATGTTGCCAGAAAAAACACTCGTCACCATAAAAAGCCCATTGATAAAATGTACGTGGAGAAATACCTTCTTAGAGTAATGTTTCATTCAGATGACCTGTTTGAGGAGATTTCCCACGCCTTGGGAGGCGATATGCTCAGTTCACCGTTCAGTGAACTGAAAAACCATGCCACCAAACTCCACCTGCAGGATGCCGATCTGGACGAGATTCAAAAAAATCTTTCCCAGGGAGCCTTGGGTGAAGCCCTGGAGCAGGTGATGCAAATCGACCTGGGCGAAGTTGATATAGAACAGATGCGCCACGAAATAAACCACAAGATAGAAAACCTGTATTTGCGCAAACGTCACCAGGCGCTGAAGCGACGCCTCTTTGCCTCCCCGGCGGAGGCGTCTGGCTCAGATGTCAGTGAACCGGAGCGGCAACAGATGCTACAGGAACTTATGGATATCCAAAGGGAGCTTTCACTTTGAAAAAACACGACGAATCTTCCCTGGGAGGAACTGACTCAATGAAGAGCACCACCGTCGAAGATCAAAAACTCTTTACCAGCCTGATGGAGCGCAGCAAGGAGCGAGGGTTCATCACCTACGAGGAACTCAACGAACATCTGCCCAAGGGAAACAACGATCCGCAGCTGATTGAGTCCATTATTGAGAATCTCAGTCGCATCGGCATCCGTCTGGTGGCTACCAGCAAGCTTAAAAGCAAATCCCTGGACGGAGCTGACGAGCTCACTGCCTATATCAAGGAGCAGCGTGCGGCTATTGAGCGGGAGGAAGCTGAGGGTGACGAAACAAGGGAGGAGAGCACTTCCGAGGAAACGGAAGAAACCACTCTCGACCTTACCCCTGACACTTCTTTTCGCACAGACGACCCGGTGCGACTCTACCTCAAGGAAATGGGCACTGTTCCCCTGCTTACCCGTGAGGGAGAGGTGGACATTGCCAAGAAAATCGAGGCGGGATATGAAAAGATAATCAGTTCTCTGATTGTCATTCCCAAGGCCGTCAGCACTCTGCAGGAGATGGCCGGACGCCTGGAGCAGGGTGAAATCAGCCTCAAAGATATCATCATGCTGGATGACGAAGTGGGCAGCATGGGTATTATTGGCAACAGCACTTCCTACGAGGAAGATGAAGAAAACGAAGAGGGCGAAGACGCTGCCACCACTCAGCACGTTCGTACGGAAAATGCTACGGAAATGCGGGATTTTGTAGTGGAGTCAGTACAGAAGATCGCCAGCATGAGCGACCTGCTGCATGAGTACCGCAACCAGGGAGATACCGACCGGTACCATGACTGTATCGAGACTATAACCGCTACCATATCGGAAATTCGCCTGACCAACGAAACCATCTCCCGCATCAGTAATATGATCAAGGAGCAATATCAACAACTTCGCAAAAGCCACAGCGAAGTTAACAAGATTACCAAGCTCACCGGCCTGGCAGTTGAGGATCTTCGCTACCTGTGCTCGGAAGAAGCCCCTGTGAGTCATGTGGAGTCTGCAGCCAGCAAAAGCAGCATGCGCCTTGAGGACTTTCAGCGTTTGCTGGCAAAAGTGACGAACAACGTGCGCACCATGGATGAGATAGAGCAGGATATGGGAATCAACATCCCCGATCTGATGAGTATTGTGCAGAAAGTGCGCGAGGGTGAGGAAGAGTCAAAGTCTGCCAAAATGCAGCTGATCGAGGCAAACCTGCGCCTGGTCGTTTCTATTGCCAAGAAATACACCAACCGTGGGTTGCAATTTCTCGATCTGATCCAGGAAGGCAATATAGGCCTTATGAAAGCGGTGGATAAGTTTGAGTACCGCCGCGGTTACAAGTTCTCTACCTACGCCACCTGGTGGATACGTCAGGCTATAACCCGCGCCATAGCGGACCAGGCCCGCACCATTCGTATCCCGGTGCATATGATCGAGACTATCAACAAGCTCATTCGCACCAGCCGCAATCTGGTACAGGAGCTTGGCAGAGAGCCCACCCCCGAGGAAATTGCAGAAAAAATGGAGTTGCCGGTGGAGCGAGTGCGCAAGGTGCTAAAGATCGCCAAGGAGCCCATTAGCCTGGAAACTCCTATTGGTGAAGAGGAGGACTCGTCCCTGGGGGACTTTATCGAAGACAAGAATAGCGTTTCTCCTGCCGATGCAGTCATCAGTTTCAACCTCAAAGAGCAAGTGCGCTCGGTTCTGCATACACTCAATGCCAGGGAAGCAGAAGTACTCAAACTGCGATTTGGAATTGATACAGACAGTGACCACACCCTGGAGGAAGTGGGCAAAAAATTCAGTGTCACCAGGGAGCGCATACGCCAGATCGAGGCAAAGGCACTGCGCAAACTGCGCCATCCAACTCGCAGCAAGGTTTTGCGTACATTCCTGGAGCCCTGACCGGCAGCTACTGGCCAAAGTGACCAGAGCCCATCAGCGTCCTTTCCGCCTGGCGGAAGGGACGCTGGCGTTTGCATATGCCAAAATTCTCCCTCACATACTCCAGGGGAAACAGGGAAAAAGCAAATTTTCCCGCCACAAGGCTTGAAGCCACCCGGCAATCGTCATAGAATACAGCCGTATTTATATAGAATTCGCATTTTAACGTCCTTGACGACGACACAGATAAGAGGAAATTCATGCAAAAATCGTATCTCATGGCCCCCGGTCCCACTCCGGTTCCCGAGCAAGTGGCCCTGCGAATGGCTGCCCCCGCTATCCATCACCGAACTCCTCAGTTCTCTCGCCTGTTTCGCGAAACCCACGAAGGCCTCAAGTATTTGCTACAGACAGAAAATGATGTGCTGATGCTGGCCAGCAGTGGTTCCGGTGCTATGGAAGGAGCGGTGGTAAACGCCATGAGCTCCAGCGAGAAGGCTATTGTCATCAATGGTGGCAAGTTCGGCGAGCGCTGGGGCAAGATATGTGAGGCTTATGGGCTGGAAGTTCTGTGGCTCAACTACCCCTGGGGAGCTCCAGCTGATCCGGCCCAGGTGGAAGAGCTGCTCTTGCAGCACGAGAATGTGGGAGCAGTCTTTGTGCAAGCCTGTGATACAGCATCCACGGTAGCCCATCCTGTGGCCTGCCTGGGGAAGTTGGTACAAAAACATCCTCGCACACTGCTGGTAGTTGATGGTATTACCGCCGTGGGAGCTGCTGATATTGCTATGGACCGGGACGGTATTGACATGCTCCTGGTGGGCTCCCAAAAGGCACTGATGTTGCCACCAGGCCTGGCCTGCGTGGGGGTAAGTACGAAAGCCTGGGAGAAGATCAGCCAGTCGGATATGCCCCGGTTCTACTTTGACTTTCAAAAAGAACGCAAAGCACTGGCCAAAGACACTACGGCCTATACTCCAGCTGCTTCCCTCATAACTGGCCTCCATGAGGTTTTGGCTATGATTCGCCAAGAGGGATTGGCTCATCTGCACAAACGCACTGAGCTGTTGGCCCGCGCCGCCCGTGCAGGTCTGCAAGCCCTGGGGCTGGAGCTCTTGGCTCCTGCCGCTCCAGCTGCATCCTGCAGCGGTGCCAGGTTACCCGAGTCTCTTGACGGCAAAGCTCTTGTCCGCTACCTCAGAGACACTATGGGTGTCACCGTTGCTGGCGGCCAGGACCACCTGGAAGGAAAAATTATTCGTATAAACCACATGGGCTATGTTGACAGCTTTGATATAGTAACGGCCCTCGCGGCCTTGGAAATGGCACTGCACCGTTTTGGGCAGCCAGTAAAACTGGGGCAGGGTGTAGCCGCGGCCCAGGAAATACTTCTGGAAAGGTATCCATCATGAAAATCGTAGTATGTGATCGGCTGGAGCCGCAAGCCGAAGCCAGACTACAGCAGCAGTGCTCTAACCTGGTTCTCCTTCAATCCCCCGATCGCGACGAAATCATTTGCCAGGCTACGGATGCTGATGCTCTTATTGTGCGCAGTCACACTACAATCGACCGCAGTATCATAGAGGCTTGCCCTTCATTGCGGGTTATTGGCCGTGCCGGCTCCGGCTCCTATAATATTGATGTAGAAGCCGCCAGCAAAAACGGCATTGTCGTACTCCATACTCCTGTAATCTCCAGTACCTCAACTGCCGAACTGACTATCGCTCTTATGATTGGGGCAGCTCGCAAGCTGGGACAAGCCGTGGATAGCCTGCAGCAGGGGTTGTGGGATCGTGGTGCCCTCAAGGGTATTGAGCTTTCGGGGGAGACTCTGGGTATTGTCGGTTATGGAAATATTGGTAAGCGTGTTGGCGAAATCGCTCGGGCCATGGGTATGGAGGTATTGGCCCACGATCCCTATGTTCGCTACCAGCCAGGAGAAAGTCCCACAATCAATATGTTGGAGCGCGACGAGATGCTGCGCCGCTCCCGAGTAGTGGTCGTAACCTGCCCCCTTACTGATGAAACCCGGGGGATGTGTGACGGTGCTTTCTTCAACGCCATGGCAGACGACTCGCTGTTTGTCAACGTGGGACATGGCCTGGTGGTAGACGAAGAGGCCCTGGTGGCTGCCATTGACCAGAATAAGCTTTTCGGAGCGGCCCTGGATGTATTTGCCCAGGAGCCTGCTGACGCACAGGCTGCGGTAGTCGCTCATCCCCGAATCTTGACTACCCCCCACATTGGTGCTGCCACCCGCAAGGCCCAGGAGGGTGTATGTCAGGATGTTGTTGACAAGGTGCTTGGGTTCTTGGAAAGCGGCTACATATCAGGCTCCATCAATATGCCGGTCATTGGTGAGGGCGGAGAGCTGAATATCTCCGGCTATGTAGATCTGGCCGGCAAACTGGCTTCCATGGTTTCGCAGTTGGACGAGGAAACCAGCTCCTTACAGCTTCATGTGCATGGACGCCTTGCCTTTGGCGAAACATCTGCCCTTGAAAGCCGCGTGGCACGAGAATTTTTGCAGGCTCGAAACATTGATGCCAACGATATCAATGGCCGCTTTTTACTGGGAGATCACCGTATTTCCTTTAGTTTGCATACCCGTGAGCAAGGAGCTTCCTTTGTTAACGAAGTGCAGTTGCAGACCGATAACTACCGTATAAAGGGAACCTTGCTGGCAGACAAATATCCTCGTATTGTCGAAGTGAATGAGTTCAAAGTGGAAGCTATTCCCCAGGGAACCATGCTCTTTTTCCGCAACTACGATCGACCAGGGGTTATCGGCAACCTGGGGCAGCTGCTGGGAGCCCGCAATATCAACGTGGCCAATATGCGTCTGGGTTTTCGCGGTGATGATGAAGCTATCGCTATGGTCAATATTGATACCACTGTTGATTCCCACACTATTGATGAAATTACCCGAATCGAAAATATTATCGACTGCTATCAACTGGAGTTCACATGAACCGCACCCCTCAGGAACCTCGCGATATTCCCAAGGGATTTCGGGCCTACCTGAGTCAGGAGGCTGAGGCCCTGGCTTCTACCGAGGCTTCCCTTGTCCAGACCTTTGCTAACTGGGGTTATGAGCGCCTCTACACCCCCAGCCTGGAGTACGAGGATGTCATTGGTCGAGGTCTCAATGACCGCATTCTCACCAACAGCTATCGCATCATTGATACCCTCACTGGGCGGGTACTGCTGTTACGCCCCGACTTTACCCCATCTATCGCCCGTGCCTACTCTACTGCCACAACGCAGCTGGGTCAGTGTGCCCGCTTATGCTACAGCGGTCCCGTCTTTCGCTCTATTAACAAGCATGAAGGCAACCGAGCCCAAACCTGGCAGGCTGGATGTGAGTTCTTTGGTTGCGATTCACTTTTTGCTGATCAGGAGATTATTGAGCTGTGCCTGCAGGCGGTGCAAAAGGTAAACTCTCACAATCTCAACCTGGTATTGACCCACAGCGGTTTTATTCGCGGAGTACTGCAAGCACTGGAGGTTGCGCCTGCTATAGAGCAGGCTATGGTGGAGACTCTGCATCGCAAAGATGCCACCGACCTGGAGGCTCTGCTAGCAGAGTCGGGGACCACCTACTCCAACCGAGAAGTTTTGCTGAAGTTGCCATCCCTTATTGGAGACCAGGCAGTGATTGAAAAGGCGCGAGACCTGGTGATCAATCCTGTTTCGCTGGCTGCTCTGGACGAGCTGCAAACTCTGGTGGAAATGCTGAGCGACCTTGATGTCACTATCACGATCGACCTCTCAGAGCTTTCTAACCTCAATTATTATACTGGCTGCAGTTTTGAATTGTATGATGAGGATTGTGATATCAAGGTCGCCGGAGGCGGCCGCTACGATAATCTTACTGCCAAATACGACTGCCCGACCCCTGCCGTAGGCTTTGCCATCAATACGAGCCACTTGTGTACTGCCGGACAAACTGGCGAGACCCAGCCAAACCTGGATTATTTTGTCTACAGTGAAAGTGATGACCTGCAAAAAGTGCAGCAGGAAGTGCAGCGTCTGCGCAGTGAAGGACAACGGGTCAGCTGGTCCCTGGCTGAAGGCGCATCCAGCTGGAAAGGGCGGGCCGTTAACAGTCTGCAGCTCCCCTGACTCTCTAAATGTTTCCTCTTTTACGTATAATGCAACCATCAACCGGGCATTCGGCTCAAGTCCCATGCCCACAGGAGTAAATGATAATGGCCAATCTCGTAATTCTCGGCGCCCAGTGGGGCGATGAAGGCAAAGGAAAAATCGTCGACCTGCTCTCGGAAAAATCTGACATTGTCGTTCGCTACCAGGGTGGCCACAATGCCGGTCATACGGTCAAGGTGGGTGACGATGAAACCATACTGCACCTGATTCCCAGTGGTATTCTCCACCCCGGCAAGATGTGTATCATTGGCCAGGGGGTAGTCGTAGACCCAAAGGCCCTGCTGGACGAGATTGAGGGGCTGGAAAAAAAAGGCATAGAGGTGGCAGGACGCCTGCTGATATCAGATCGCGCCAACCTCATCATGCCCTATCACCAGGTTATCGACAAATCCAATGAAAGTCACCGGGGTGAGAAAAAAATTGGTACGACCGGACGAGGTATCGGTCCCTGTTATGCAGACAAGATGGCTCGCATCGGCATTCGTTTTGTGGATCTGCTGGAAACTGAACTCTTTGCCGAGCGCTTGGCAGACAATCTGCAAAATTACAACTATATTTTGGAAAAGTTGTACCACCACCCGGATCTGAAGTTTGCCCAAATTTTCGCCGAGTACGAGGCTTATGGCAAGCGTTTGGCGCCATATATAGCTGATACTTCACAATACCTGGCAGAAGCCACAGCGCAGGGCCGCAAAATCATGTTTGAGGGCGCTCAGGGAACTCTGCTTGATGTGGACAATGGCACCTACCCCTATGTGACCTCTTCCTCATGTTGCACCGGTGGCAGCCTGACTGGCAGTGGCATTGGTCCACATGGTCTGAACCAAGTGGTAGGTGTCATGAAAGCGTATACCACTCGTGTGGGCGAAGGTCCTTTTCCCACTGAGCTTTTTGATAAGGACGGAGAAAAGTTGCGATCCGTAGGTCACGAGTTTGGAGCCACTACTGGTCGTCCACGTCGCTGTGGCTGGTTTGATGCCGTAGTAGGCCGTTATGCGGTTCGCACCAATGGCCTTACCGGCCTGGCCCTGACCAAACTGGATGTGCTTGATGACTTTGAGACCATTAAAATTTGCACCGGCTATCTTGTAGATGGGGAAAAAATCACTCATTTCCCCGCCAGTTTGACCAAACTTCGCAAGGTGGAGCCGGTATACGAGGAGCTTCCCGGTTGGAAAAGCTCTACCGTTGGTGCCAAAAGTGAGGCCGACCTTCCTGCCAATGCTGTCCGCTATATTCGTCGCATTGAAGAGCTGGTAGAGTGTCGCGCCATTCTGGTATCTACTGGCCCTAAGCGTGATCAGACCTATATTACTGAAGAGTTTAGCCAGCTACTCTCATGAGGCTTCCTCCATGCATAAATTCTGGCTGCTGATAACCTTGGCAGTGCTGGCTTTATTGACCATCAGCGGGTGCGCTGCCAAGCAGCCCAAAAACATTGACAATATTTGTGCTATTTTTGATCAGCGCCCGGCTTGGTACGACTATGCCAAACGCTCAGAGCGCCGATGGGGCACGCCGATACATGTGCAGTTTGCCATGATGCACCAGGAGTCCAGCTTTCGCAGTAGTGTGCGTCCACCCGGTCGGGTCAAACTGCTGGGATTTATTCCGGGCCCCCGTCGC
Protein-coding sequences here:
- a CDS encoding DUF3108 domain-containing protein, with the translated sequence MTFAVHRFRFWFALAAILLSSITAYASNSLTACYNAYYIFKVGETCITYTLNDREELEVESFARSAGMVNAVRRFTEESRSVLSLDPMQPKSFYQRQSNRRGSRVHDYIFEGDQVNYTVARFNTDGSLRRIESDTQDLPGVFEPYSLSLFIQLTGEQRGELPLFFGGETGSVEFRERGTSTIEAAGETFRTKRLDIIPKARDEDGALSPEGNWRFWIDKETGLLVQMRISVAVGSATITLSDMSGNKRLLERIKLPPL
- a CDS encoding pyridoxal-phosphate-dependent aminotransferase family protein gives rise to the protein MQKSYLMAPGPTPVPEQVALRMAAPAIHHRTPQFSRLFRETHEGLKYLLQTENDVLMLASSGSGAMEGAVVNAMSSSEKAIVINGGKFGERWGKICEAYGLEVLWLNYPWGAPADPAQVEELLLQHENVGAVFVQACDTASTVAHPVACLGKLVQKHPRTLLVVDGITAVGAADIAMDRDGIDMLLVGSQKALMLPPGLACVGVSTKAWEKISQSDMPRFYFDFQKERKALAKDTTAYTPAASLITGLHEVLAMIRQEGLAHLHKRTELLARAARAGLQALGLELLAPAAPAASCSGARLPESLDGKALVRYLRDTMGVTVAGGQDHLEGKIIRINHMGYVDSFDIVTALAALEMALHRFGQPVKLGQGVAAAQEILLERYPS
- the hisZ gene encoding ATP phosphoribosyltransferase regulatory subunit, producing MNRTPQEPRDIPKGFRAYLSQEAEALASTEASLVQTFANWGYERLYTPSLEYEDVIGRGLNDRILTNSYRIIDTLTGRVLLLRPDFTPSIARAYSTATTQLGQCARLCYSGPVFRSINKHEGNRAQTWQAGCEFFGCDSLFADQEIIELCLQAVQKVNSHNLNLVLTHSGFIRGVLQALEVAPAIEQAMVETLHRKDATDLEALLAESGTTYSNREVLLKLPSLIGDQAVIEKARDLVINPVSLAALDELQTLVEMLSDLDVTITIDLSELSNLNYYTGCSFELYDEDCDIKVAGGGRYDNLTAKYDCPTPAVGFAINTSHLCTAGQTGETQPNLDYFVYSESDDLQKVQQEVQRLRSEGQRVSWSLAEGASSWKGRAVNSLQLP
- a CDS encoding alpha/beta hydrolase, with amino-acid sequence MKKNLLILFTTLLCAIAAALLWKYMQPVPPRLLPTDHHTGSPPSADTPFAEYLAQTRAMIVDVHQTMPHKKTLDKELLEFSIEANAPFEIPPSSQCPKVNGKAEKGILLVHGLTDSPYSMVALGKHLAQRCFLVRTVLLPGHGTVPGDLLDIDYQQWIGTVEYGLHQLNQDAHQVFMGGYSTGGTLAIQQALEGMTPLQGLILIAPAIAIDSPFARALPAVTRLASWLRKADDADLVKYESFAFNAALQVQRLIEHNQMLLHHRPVSVPLFIAATADDATVSTWHTQQFFAEQAPHPHSRLLLFQKSQTDSFDAEQRTWVFNSYLPQQNIYHFSHISLPYPPDDPHYGKDGRYRNCLHYSDADDVKRCRKSFNAWSGEVFIRDSKQGYALRRLTYNPRFDDMLNQIDKWLELFDQQETPPPSTARESVSG
- the rpoD gene encoding RNA polymerase sigma factor RpoD — translated: MKSTTVEDQKLFTSLMERSKERGFITYEELNEHLPKGNNDPQLIESIIENLSRIGIRLVATSKLKSKSLDGADELTAYIKEQRAAIEREEAEGDETREESTSEETEETTLDLTPDTSFRTDDPVRLYLKEMGTVPLLTREGEVDIAKKIEAGYEKIISSLIVIPKAVSTLQEMAGRLEQGEISLKDIIMLDDEVGSMGIIGNSTSYEEDEENEEGEDAATTQHVRTENATEMRDFVVESVQKIASMSDLLHEYRNQGDTDRYHDCIETITATISEIRLTNETISRISNMIKEQYQQLRKSHSEVNKITKLTGLAVEDLRYLCSEEAPVSHVESAASKSSMRLEDFQRLLAKVTNNVRTMDEIEQDMGINIPDLMSIVQKVREGEEESKSAKMQLIEANLRLVVSIAKKYTNRGLQFLDLIQEGNIGLMKAVDKFEYRRGYKFSTYATWWIRQAITRAIADQARTIRIPVHMIETINKLIRTSRNLVQELGREPTPEEIAEKMELPVERVRKVLKIAKEPISLETPIGEEEDSSLGDFIEDKNSVSPADAVISFNLKEQVRSVLHTLNAREAEVLKLRFGIDTDSDHTLEEVGKKFSVTRERIRQIEAKALRKLRHPTRSKVLRTFLEP
- the dnaG gene encoding DNA primase produces the protein MRKIRPSSIERVLAATDIAAIIGAHVHLRKAGGRLKGLCPFHQEKTPSFSVDPEKRLYHCFGCQAGGNSVSFLMEKQGMGFVEAIEYLAERSGVELEYESGAEPQVDNHREHLLALNRRVLLSFRNQLAKVSSAQQYLQSRHLTQRTIDDFGLGYADGREESLQELFEDSRDDLLELGLLAQDQDRVYDRFRQRIMFPLWDVRGQVVGFAGRDLSGRSPAKYMNSPESDLFDKKRLLYGYHLARGAIRTRRRAFVVEGYFDVIRAHQCGLTETVAIMGTSFSVHHARLLGPQTAVYLVFDGDSAGFKAALRSSEILTQCDIIARVVFLPEGEDPDSFLQRNTPERFEELVASARDIGEFLIDQRINSGQGDVASLAVAVKELREFIARIPDSIKRQAYTNYLRELTHIDPFGQGAKPSLRSGSPATGIRRPGNVARKNTRHHKKPIDKMYVEKYLLRVMFHSDDLFEEISHALGGDMLSSPFSELKNHATKLHLQDADLDEIQKNLSQGALGEALEQVMQIDLGEVDIEQMRHEINHKIENLYLRKRHQALKRRLFASPAEASGSDVSEPERQQMLQELMDIQRELSL
- a CDS encoding NAD(P)-dependent oxidoreductase, which codes for MKIVVCDRLEPQAEARLQQQCSNLVLLQSPDRDEIICQATDADALIVRSHTTIDRSIIEACPSLRVIGRAGSGSYNIDVEAASKNGIVVLHTPVISSTSTAELTIALMIGAARKLGQAVDSLQQGLWDRGALKGIELSGETLGIVGYGNIGKRVGEIARAMGMEVLAHDPYVRYQPGESPTINMLERDEMLRRSRVVVVTCPLTDETRGMCDGAFFNAMADDSLFVNVGHGLVVDEEALVAAIDQNKLFGAALDVFAQEPADAQAAVVAHPRILTTPHIGAATRKAQEGVCQDVVDKVLGFLESGYISGSINMPVIGEGGELNISGYVDLAGKLASMVSQLDEETSSLQLHVHGRLAFGETSALESRVAREFLQARNIDANDINGRFLLGDHRISFSLHTREQGASFVNEVQLQTDNYRIKGTLLADKYPRIVEVNEFKVEAIPQGTMLFFRNYDRPGVIGNLGQLLGARNINVANMRLGFRGDDEAIAMVNIDTTVDSHTIDEITRIENIIDCYQLEFT